Proteins encoded in a region of the Metamycoplasma alkalescens genome:
- a CDS encoding ABC transporter permease, with the protein MALTIDIYTKLLVFFCIFTLGAIGGMFSEKVGIVNIGINGMMVIGAATYLVFTDIIAKSTGTQEQSGWWQIPATLFASLCAAAFALLHGFATIKLKSDHTISGFAINLLAFGVAIILLDFFGNGNKKPIMGVIELKYAIETSAQSVEIISWKIVITILIVALGAFALYKTKWGLRYRSIGENPQAADVAGINVYKYKWEGVIISGAIAGVAGAIFAQAFPASFQGDVRGYGYLALSIMIMGQWNIFIITGVSFVFSFLYALSFSSGAFITELVPYSPLLQMTPYVLSVIVIMIMSKRSRAPEANGITYDKSVR; encoded by the coding sequence ATGGCACTAACAATTGACATTTATACAAAACTATTAGTGTTCTTTTGTATCTTTACCCTTGGTGCAATTGGTGGAATGTTTTCAGAAAAAGTTGGAATTGTCAACATTGGTATTAATGGGATGATGGTAATTGGTGCTGCAACATATTTAGTATTTACTGATATCATTGCCAAATCAACAGGAACACAAGAACAAAGCGGATGATGACAAATTCCTGCCACTTTATTTGCTTCATTATGTGCAGCCGCATTTGCATTGTTACATGGTTTTGCAACCATTAAATTAAAAAGTGATCACACAATTTCAGGGTTTGCAATTAATTTATTAGCATTCGGAGTTGCAATTATTCTTTTAGACTTCTTTGGAAATGGAAATAAAAAACCAATTATGGGTGTCATTGAACTCAAATATGCGATTGAAACAAGCGCGCAAAGTGTCGAAATTATTTCATGAAAAATTGTTATTACGATTCTAATTGTTGCTCTTGGAGCATTCGCATTGTACAAAACAAAATGAGGTTTAAGATATCGTAGCATTGGTGAAAATCCTCAAGCTGCCGATGTTGCTGGAATTAATGTTTATAAATACAAATGAGAAGGAGTCATTATCTCAGGTGCAATTGCTGGTGTTGCTGGAGCAATCTTTGCCCAAGCATTTCCCGCTTCATTCCAAGGTGATGTTCGTGGTTATGGTTATTTAGCACTTTCAATTATGATTATGGGACAATGAAATATCTTTATTATCACTGGTGTTTCATTCGTGTTCTCATTCTTATATGCACTTTCTTTCTCATCAGGAGCATTTATTACTGAATTAGTTCCATACTCACCACTATTACAAATGACACCATATGTGTTATCAGTAATTGTAATTATGATTATGTCCAAACGTTCACGTGCCCCTGAAGCAAATGGAATCACGTATGACAAGTCAGTAAGATAA
- a CDS encoding ABC transporter permease yields MTKSKNKTPNAFSKISKWASDFIKMDKTRSAGRKIASSLWALFFGMLLAYIYIAISKGVGKSIFVNPFAIFKAIGQSFNSLNQETILKYFLVFGFSAIACALSFKAGLFNIGIPGQMMVTGIVSFSIFIKFRYNNEAPIPVHVLLISLIFSIAVAFIVGLISGTLKAYLNVHEVISTIMLNWIIVGFATLLFKQTSAPVIWNGLSPEQIKYYFADNLDGVVPGFVTISKSARQGFVIAGIIGLFVLAFSIAFVFNYTSLGYKIRMQGISKSNGKYIGVNDKRITMFVLATSAAIAGLAGFYYYVAVSTPVFSEISQPLTLGFEAIAISLLALNSPIGSLFSSLFYTAIYTSNSNLQLDPLYFEPYDIQVITSIILYMAATSIMFVNFQPINYFKRKSKLWSDKRYFANKELEKLKRKKINLITKYKNKVHHLQINANAKNYEKSIQKLKHLQELFAKKLNKVNLSITKAKLKSEQANKLFELEFQLHIAKKNKNQEEITKIKNDIKNHHLFTKKILNKEITTDFIDEEIKEKITLNKEENSQKVQIKLLRKELASLTDKHLSFAMNYKNTDDETIEYFEKINQEKNRINTQLNLLGVATKFNNKQQRKAAIKNNSFEFKKIYQHIILERTEMKKYAKGGQK; encoded by the coding sequence ATGACAAAGTCTAAAAATAAAACTCCTAATGCTTTTAGTAAAATCTCAAAATGAGCATCCGATTTTATTAAAATGGATAAAACTAGGTCAGCAGGAAGAAAAATTGCTTCTTCACTATGAGCACTATTTTTTGGAATGCTATTAGCTTATATTTATATTGCAATTAGTAAGGGTGTTGGAAAAAGTATTTTTGTAAACCCGTTTGCAATATTCAAAGCTATTGGTCAAAGTTTCAATTCATTAAATCAAGAAACAATTTTAAAATATTTTTTAGTATTTGGTTTTAGTGCAATTGCATGTGCCCTAAGTTTTAAAGCCGGATTATTTAATATTGGAATACCCGGGCAGATGATGGTGACAGGGATTGTAAGTTTTTCAATCTTTATTAAGTTTCGTTACAACAATGAAGCTCCTATTCCTGTCCATGTTCTTTTGATTAGTTTAATTTTCTCAATTGCTGTTGCATTTATTGTTGGATTAATTTCTGGAACCTTAAAAGCATATTTAAATGTCCACGAAGTTATTTCAACAATTATGCTTAACTGAATCATTGTTGGTTTTGCAACACTTTTATTCAAACAAACATCCGCACCAGTAATTTGAAATGGTCTTAGTCCCGAACAAATAAAATATTATTTCGCTGATAATTTAGATGGTGTTGTCCCTGGTTTTGTGACAATTAGCAAAAGTGCAAGACAAGGATTTGTGATTGCTGGAATAATTGGGTTATTTGTTTTAGCATTTTCAATTGCATTTGTTTTTAATTACACAAGTTTAGGGTATAAAATTAGAATGCAAGGTATTTCAAAATCAAATGGAAAGTATATTGGTGTAAATGATAAAAGAATTACAATGTTTGTTTTAGCAACCTCAGCTGCAATTGCTGGATTAGCAGGATTTTATTACTATGTTGCTGTAAGTACCCCTGTTTTCTCAGAAATTTCACAACCACTTACTTTAGGTTTTGAAGCAATTGCAATTAGTTTACTAGCACTAAACTCACCAATTGGATCACTTTTTTCATCATTATTCTATACAGCAATTTATACATCAAATTCAAATCTACAACTAGATCCGCTATATTTTGAACCATATGATATTCAAGTTATTACCTCAATAATTTTATATATGGCAGCAACATCAATCATGTTTGTTAACTTCCAACCAATTAATTATTTCAAAAGAAAAAGCAAATTATGAAGTGATAAACGTTATTTTGCCAACAAAGAACTTGAAAAACTCAAAAGAAAAAAGATTAATTTAATCACAAAATATAAAAACAAAGTTCATCATCTGCAAATTAATGCTAATGCTAAAAATTATGAAAAATCTATTCAAAAGCTAAAACATCTTCAAGAACTATTTGCAAAGAAATTAAATAAAGTAAATCTCTCAATTACTAAAGCAAAATTGAAGTCAGAACAAGCAAATAAACTTTTTGAATTAGAATTTCAATTACATATTGCAAAGAAAAATAAAAATCAAGAAGAAATCACAAAAATTAAAAATGACATCAAAAATCATCATTTATTTACAAAAAAAATCTTAAACAAAGAAATAACGACTGATTTTATTGATGAAGAAATTAAGGAAAAAATTACATTAAACAAAGAAGAAAATTCACAAAAAGTTCAAATTAAACTATTGCGTAAAGAACTAGCTTCCTTAACTGATAAACATTTATCATTTGCAATGAATTACAAAAATACAGATGATGAAACAATTGAGTATTTTGAAAAAATTAATCAAGAAAAAAATCGAATTAATACACAATTAAATTTATTGGGTGTTGCAACTAAATTTAATAATAAACAACAAAGAAAAGCTGCAATTAAAAATAATAGTTTTGAATTCAAAAAAATCTATCAACATATCATTTTAGAACGTACAGAAATGAAAAAATACGCTAAGGGAGGTCAAAAATAA